One genomic window of Anaerolineae bacterium includes the following:
- the cbiQ gene encoding cobalt ECF transporter T component CbiQ, whose protein sequence is MHFNTFDRYVTKESLIHHLDPRVKVVGALLFIISNVLLPDGAWPAFLLAWGLILGVNGLARLELTYAFKRSFIALPFALAAMTVIFTLPGQPIFTLTLGPWQAVATDAGLTRFASVVIRSWLSVQMAILLIATTQFPDLMHALRHLRFPHLLVAVISFTYRYLFVLVDETIRLLRAREARSAKPAGGRGGGSIIWRARVAGNMAGQLFLRSYERSDRVYNAMLARGYQGHFQTLNPHVMRFRDWAMGGIALVMLTALQIIGRVPLR, encoded by the coding sequence ATGCATTTCAACACCTTTGATCGTTACGTAACCAAAGAGAGTCTGATCCACCACCTGGACCCTCGCGTTAAGGTAGTGGGCGCCCTTCTTTTTATTATCTCCAATGTGCTTTTGCCCGATGGAGCCTGGCCGGCTTTTTTACTGGCCTGGGGTTTGATTTTGGGGGTCAATGGGCTGGCTCGCCTGGAATTGACGTATGCCTTTAAGCGATCCTTCATTGCCCTGCCCTTTGCCCTGGCCGCAATGACCGTGATTTTTACGCTGCCGGGCCAACCCATCTTCACCCTGACGCTTGGCCCCTGGCAGGCCGTAGCCACGGATGCAGGCTTGACCCGCTTTGCCAGCGTTGTCATCCGCAGTTGGCTGTCGGTGCAGATGGCTATTTTGCTCATTGCTACCACCCAATTTCCAGATCTGATGCACGCCCTGCGCCACCTGCGTTTTCCCCATTTGTTGGTGGCCGTCATCTCCTTTACGTATCGCTATTTGTTTGTGCTGGTTGACGAAACAATACGCCTGTTACGCGCCCGCGAGGCCCGCAGCGCAAAACCGGCCGGTGGGAGAGGAGGCGGCTCGATTATCTGGCGGGCGCGCGTGGCCGGGAATATGGCCGGGCAGCTCTTTTTGCGCAGCTACGAGCGCAGCGACCGGGTGTATAACGCTATGCTGGCCCGCGGCTACCAAGGCCATTTCCAAACCCTTAACCCCCACGTAATGCGCTTCAGGGATTGGGCAATGGGGGGCATAGCCCTGGTAATGTTAACCGCGCTGCAAATAATTGGGCGAGTGCCCCTGCGTTAG
- a CDS encoding response regulator transcription factor, whose product MTGSNPIRLLIVDDHPVVRRGLRALISSEPDMAVADEAVDGLEAIAKARSLQPDVILLDLVMPRMSGLEAIPGIKQAYPEARILILTSFAEDDKVFPAIKAGALGYLLKDSSPDDLLAAIRDVYQGRSSLHPTIARKLINELNQPSDLPPTPDPLTGREVDILKLVARGLTNQEIAAELVLSEWTVRTHVRNILDKLHLANRTQAALYALREGLANLDGP is encoded by the coding sequence ATGACCGGTTCAAACCCGATCCGCCTGCTCATTGTTGACGACCATCCCGTGGTGCGGCGGGGTTTACGCGCCCTTATCTCCAGCGAGCCGGATATGGCCGTGGCAGACGAGGCCGTAGATGGATTGGAGGCCATAGCCAAAGCCCGTTCTTTGCAGCCCGACGTTATCTTGCTGGATTTAGTGATGCCGCGCATGAGTGGTTTAGAAGCCATCCCGGGGATCAAACAAGCGTACCCTGAGGCGCGAATTCTTATCCTGACCAGTTTTGCCGAAGACGATAAAGTCTTTCCCGCCATCAAGGCCGGCGCCCTGGGCTACCTGTTGAAAGACTCATCGCCTGATGACTTGCTGGCCGCCATCCGGGATGTCTATCAAGGCCGGTCGTCGTTACACCCTACCATTGCCCGCAAACTGATCAACGAACTCAACCAACCTTCCGACTTACCGCCCACCCCGGACCCCCTGACCGGACGCGAGGTTGATATTCTGAAACTGGTTGCGCGGGGGTTGACCAACCAGGAAATCGCCGCCGAATTGGTCTTGAGCGAATGGACGGTCCGCACGCACGTGCGCAATATTTTAGACAAACTCCACCTGGCCAATCGCACCCAGGCCGCCCTGTACGCGCTGCGCGAAGGCCTGGCCAATTTAGATGGGCCTTGA
- a CDS encoding PAS domain S-box protein, with translation MAVRVLVAEDEATLAMNTEHKLQALGYNVVAVTAMGEEAVHLAVETRPDLILLDIKLKGKLDGVETAAQIRQRFDIPVIYLTAYADAETIHRAKITAPFGYLLKPFAKEELHAAIETALYRHGLEKKLRESEELYKTMAETSPDAVMVIDLAGNITYASPHILDLHGFDTLEEVYGQNIFDFIASEDRKRAMANLQKTIQEGTTKNIEYTLLRQDGVCFPGEISATLIKEASGKPFALMTVTRDISERKQIEEALQENFQQLKIAYEQARIYAQELTQEISERKQAQAEIQKLNTELEQRVVGRTRELSALYDVSAAASESLDLKTILEQSLARLLAAMEANAGAIHLLEEDPLAGETLRLAVEQGIPGLMGRLDSPTGDSGLGSWIIEHGEPLVVSDVTADARVPLAIRQSNFKAYAGVPMRARGRVLGVTSVLGPAGHQFNVEEVALLASIADQVGVAVENARLRWQAEQAAVMEERARLARELHDSVTQLLYSLNLLAGAGQRLAKEGNLENVETYMTDLGDIAQQALKEMRLLVYELRPPTLTQEGLVGALQQRLDAVEERAGVKTRLLVAGVELLPAIVEESLYRIAQEALNNALKHASANSVVVQLQAEDGLVTLEVADDGQGFNPDAVGDRGGMGLMSMQERVERLGGFLTVVSNPGEGTTVKVRVKMNQSMEESL, from the coding sequence ATGGCGGTTCGGGTGTTGGTGGCTGAAGACGAAGCCACTTTGGCGATGAATACTGAGCATAAACTCCAAGCGTTAGGCTACAATGTGGTGGCGGTTACTGCTATGGGGGAAGAGGCTGTTCATCTGGCGGTTGAAACCCGGCCTGATTTAATCTTGTTAGACATCAAACTGAAAGGCAAATTAGACGGCGTGGAAACCGCCGCCCAAATTCGGCAGCGTTTTGACATCCCGGTAATTTATCTTACCGCGTACGCCGACGCGGAAACTATCCACCGCGCCAAAATCACCGCACCCTTTGGTTATCTGCTAAAACCATTTGCTAAAGAGGAACTGCACGCCGCCATTGAAACAGCCCTCTACCGGCATGGCCTGGAAAAAAAACTGCGGGAATCAGAAGAGCTGTACAAAACAATGGCCGAAACCTCGCCCGACGCCGTGATGGTGATTGATCTGGCCGGCAACATTACTTACGCCTCTCCTCACATCCTTGATCTCCACGGCTTTGACACGTTAGAAGAAGTATATGGCCAAAACATCTTTGACTTCATCGCCTCAGAAGACCGGAAAAGAGCGATGGCCAATCTGCAAAAAACCATCCAAGAAGGGACGACAAAAAATATTGAATATACCCTGCTGCGCCAAGATGGCGTTTGTTTTCCCGGTGAAATCAGCGCAACCTTAATCAAGGAAGCTTCGGGAAAACCTTTTGCGCTGATGACTGTGACCAGAGACATCAGCGAGCGCAAGCAAATAGAAGAGGCCCTGCAAGAGAATTTTCAGCAATTAAAAATTGCTTACGAGCAGGCCAGAATCTATGCCCAGGAACTCACCCAAGAAATTAGCGAACGCAAACAAGCCCAGGCCGAAATCCAAAAACTCAACACAGAATTGGAGCAACGAGTTGTGGGCCGCACCCGGGAACTATCGGCTCTGTACGACGTATCCGCAGCAGCCAGCGAATCTCTGGACCTCAAAACAATCCTGGAACAATCCCTGGCGCGATTGCTGGCCGCTATGGAGGCCAATGCAGGCGCTATTCATTTATTGGAAGAAGACCCGTTGGCCGGGGAAACGCTTCGGTTGGCGGTGGAACAGGGCATCCCTGGTTTGATGGGCCGGCTAGACTCCCCGACCGGAGACAGCGGTTTAGGCAGTTGGATCATTGAACACGGCGAGCCGTTGGTGGTGTCTGATGTAACTGCCGACGCCCGTGTGCCGCTGGCTATCCGCCAGAGTAACTTTAAGGCTTATGCCGGCGTGCCCATGCGCGCCAGGGGGCGGGTATTGGGCGTAACCAGCGTGCTTGGCCCGGCCGGCCATCAATTCAACGTGGAAGAAGTCGCTTTGCTGGCTTCCATTGCCGACCAGGTGGGTGTGGCTGTGGAAAATGCCCGGCTGCGCTGGCAGGCCGAACAGGCAGCCGTAATGGAAGAACGAGCGCGATTGGCCCGGGAACTGCACGACTCGGTGACCCAGTTACTGTACAGCCTGAACCTGTTGGCCGGGGCCGGGCAACGCCTGGCCAAAGAAGGAAACCTGGAAAACGTTGAAACTTACATGACCGACCTGGGGGACATTGCCCAACAGGCCCTTAAGGAAATGCGTTTACTGGTTTACGAATTGCGACCGCCAACCCTGACCCAGGAGGGACTGGTTGGCGCATTACAACAACGACTGGATGCGGTTGAAGAACGGGCCGGTGTAAAAACCCGGCTGTTGGTGGCAGGCGTAGAGTTGCTGCCGGCCATTGTGGAAGAGAGTCTCTACCGCATTGCCCAGGAAGCCCTGAACAACGCCCTCAAACACGCCTCAGCTAACTCCGTTGTGGTGCAGCTTCAGGCAGAAGACGGTTTAGTGACGCTTGAAGTGGCCGATGACGGCCAGGGCTTTAATCCTGACGCCGTCGGCGATAGGGGCGGCATGGGCCTGATGAGCATGCAAGAACGAGTCGAGCGACTGGGCGGCTTCTTGACCGTTGTGTCGAACCCTGGCGAAGGCACGACGGTCAAAGTGAGGGTCAAAATGAACCAAAGTATGGAGGAGTCGTTATGA
- a CDS encoding ABC transporter ATP-binding protein, with protein MPVIHEAKQKKTAGPCTPVDDQPTLVVKNLHFNYPDGRTALRGVSLQIEPCEKVALVGPNGAGKSTLMLHLNGILTGDGHIQVAGLPVVKPNLPVIRARVGLVFQNPDDQLFSPTVFEDVAFGPLHMGFPEAEVYARVNEALAQVAMLDYAHRLSHHLSVGEKKRIAIATVLSMKPDILILDEPSAGLDPRARRSLINLLHDLPLTMLVSTHDMLMVRELFPRMVIMDEGRIVADGPTIELMNNEALLEAHGLERP; from the coding sequence ATGCCTGTAATTCACGAAGCAAAACAAAAAAAAACAGCCGGACCATGTACCCCGGTTGATGACCAGCCTACCCTGGTGGTAAAAAATCTTCATTTCAACTACCCGGATGGGCGAACAGCCTTGCGCGGTGTATCGCTGCAAATAGAGCCGTGCGAAAAGGTGGCCCTGGTGGGACCAAATGGGGCCGGCAAAAGCACGCTCATGCTACACCTCAACGGCATTTTGACCGGCGACGGGCACATTCAGGTGGCCGGGCTGCCGGTGGTCAAGCCCAACCTGCCGGTTATCCGGGCCAGGGTGGGGCTGGTTTTTCAAAACCCGGACGACCAACTTTTTTCACCCACGGTTTTTGAGGACGTGGCCTTTGGCCCGCTGCACATGGGCTTTCCCGAAGCCGAGGTGTACGCCCGCGTGAATGAGGCCCTGGCCCAAGTGGCCATGCTTGATTATGCCCACCGCCTATCGCACCACCTCAGCGTGGGCGAGAAAAAACGCATTGCCATTGCCACCGTTCTTTCGATGAAGCCGGATATTCTTATCCTCGATGAGCCATCGGCCGGGTTAGACCCCCGCGCCCGGCGCAGTCTCATCAACCTGTTGCACGACCTGCCCCTGACCATGCTTGTTTCCACGCACGACATGTTAATGGTACGCGAGCTTTTTCCCCGGATGGTGATTATGGACGAAGGTCGCATTGTGGCCGACGGCCCCACGATTGAACTAATGAACAACGAGGCGCTGCTGGAAGCGCACGGCCTGGAACGGCCCTAA